The following are encoded together in the Rhizobium tumorigenes genome:
- a CDS encoding LysR family transcriptional regulator VtlR translates to MPLDWDKLRIFHAAAEAGSFTHAADKLHLSQSAISRQVSALEQDVGIKLFHRHARGLILTEQGELLYRTAHDVLLKLETVKMQLTETTDKPSGKLRVTTTVGLGQGWLTDKIQEFLQLYPDMQIQLILDNEELDVNMRHADCAIRLRQPQQSDLIQRKLFTVHMHVYAAPSYINRHGEPQSVDDLDDHRIISFGEPAPQYLLDINWLEVAGRSSDNKRLSHLQINSQTSIKRACLLGIGIAVLPDYIVGRDPGLIQLSLNADVPSFDTYFAYPDEMKNAAKLKVFRDFIVAKARNWNF, encoded by the coding sequence ATGCCATTGGATTGGGACAAGCTGCGGATTTTTCACGCGGCTGCCGAAGCCGGATCGTTCACCCATGCGGCAGACAAGCTGCATCTGTCCCAATCCGCCATCAGCCGCCAGGTCAGCGCCCTCGAGCAGGATGTCGGCATCAAGCTGTTCCACCGCCATGCCCGAGGCCTCATCCTCACCGAGCAGGGCGAACTCCTGTACCGCACCGCCCATGACGTGCTGCTGAAGCTCGAAACCGTCAAGATGCAGCTGACGGAGACCACCGACAAGCCGAGCGGCAAGCTGCGCGTCACCACGACGGTCGGTCTCGGCCAGGGTTGGCTTACCGACAAGATCCAGGAGTTTCTGCAGCTTTATCCCGACATGCAGATCCAGCTCATCCTCGACAACGAGGAGCTGGACGTCAACATGCGCCATGCCGACTGTGCCATCCGTCTTCGCCAGCCGCAGCAATCGGACCTGATCCAGCGCAAGCTTTTCACCGTCCACATGCACGTCTACGCCGCCCCCTCATACATCAATCGGCACGGCGAGCCGCAGTCCGTCGACGATCTCGACGATCACCGGATTATCTCTTTCGGCGAACCGGCTCCGCAATATCTTCTCGACATCAACTGGCTGGAGGTTGCCGGCAGGTCTTCCGACAACAAGCGACTGTCGCATCTGCAGATCAATAGCCAGACCTCGATCAAGCGTGCCTGCCTGCTCGGTATCGGCATTGCGGTGCTGCCGGACTATATCGTCGGGCGCGACCCTGGGCTGATCCAGTTGTCGCTGAATGCCGACGTGCCATCCTTCGACACCTACTTTGCCTATCCCGACGAAATGAAGAACGCTGCGAAGCTCAAGGTCTTCAGGGACTTCATCGTCGCCAAGGCTCGAAACTGGAACTTCTAG